A DNA window from Clostridia bacterium contains the following coding sequences:
- a CDS encoding HAD family phosphatase → MIGVIFDMDGTLFDTQKICILAWEYAGNLQGIKGVGESIVNVCGMNETGWTNYLKETYKNLETDSFKIAARDYIIKNGKVEFKKGAKELIAFLKENNIKIAIASGSSKTTVLKNLSKVGLNDVFDSVVGGDEVERGKPHPDIFLLAAEKIGVNPEDCFVFEDSKHGIISGSCAGMKCIGIPDIVEFDEETKKLMYAKLSSLDEGIEIIRNYLDKN, encoded by the coding sequence ATGATAGGCGTTATATTTGATATGGACGGAACACTATTTGACACACAAAAAATATGCATCTTAGCTTGGGAATATGCAGGTAATCTTCAGGGGATAAAAGGTGTCGGAGAAAGTATTGTCAATGTTTGCGGAATGAATGAAACAGGGTGGACCAATTATCTTAAAGAAACTTATAAAAACCTTGAAACAGACTCTTTTAAAATTGCAGCAAGAGATTATATAATTAAAAATGGAAAAGTGGAATTTAAAAAAGGTGCAAAAGAACTTATAGCATTTTTAAAAGAGAATAATATTAAAATTGCGATTGCAAGTGGTTCTTCTAAAACAACTGTTTTAAAAAATCTTTCTAAAGTAGGGCTTAATGATGTGTTTGACAGTGTGGTTGGAGGGGATGAAGTTGAAAGGGGAAAGCCTCATCCTGATATATTTTTACTTGCTGCCGAAAAAATCGGTGTAAACCCAGAAGATTGTTTCGTGTTTGAAGATTCAAAACACGGGATAATATCAGGTTCTTGTGCAGGGATGAAATGTATAGGTATTCCTGATATAGTAGAATTTGACGAAGAAACTAAAAAACTTATGTATGCTAAATTATCATCTTTAGACGAAGGTATAGAAATTATAAGAAATTATCTTGATAAAAATTAA